A genome region from Marinobacter panjinensis includes the following:
- a CDS encoding porin — translation MNNNNFRKSGLALAMAAAMGASAGANAAIEVYNEDGTSFSVDGYFNAFYVNRDDKLNDIRNSDVKMGFLPNTIGFNFSKEMGDLTLGGRSSFWSTINDSLQSPTDTAIDVRQLYATVDGSFGQVLIGKDFGLYARSNIFLDEILMGFGSPGAATGVSFGNIRTGYPYPNPSAQITYRTPDMGGLKVAAGIFEPANTTPGAQSEQSAPRFEAELTYAVDLNGLALTGWVNGRHQSSENATTEVDSQGLGYGLKASVAGFSLTASGFTSEGDVPVLITDAALASEEDADGYLVQGSYTLGANRFVVSYGETDSDQGDFETENTSFALFHDVNSNFKLVGEYNMFEQTTKSTGADAAEFDTLALGAVITF, via the coding sequence ATGAACAACAACAATTTCAGAAAGTCAGGGTTGGCCCTTGCCATGGCAGCTGCCATGGGAGCAAGTGCTGGCGCCAATGCAGCGATTGAAGTGTACAACGAAGACGGTACCAGCTTTTCTGTGGATGGCTATTTCAACGCGTTCTACGTTAACCGTGACGACAAGCTGAACGATATTCGCAATTCGGACGTCAAGATGGGTTTCCTACCCAACACGATTGGTTTTAACTTCAGCAAAGAGATGGGCGACCTGACCCTGGGTGGCCGGTCTTCCTTCTGGTCCACGATCAACGACAGCCTGCAGTCACCGACGGATACCGCCATTGATGTGCGCCAGCTTTATGCCACCGTTGATGGCTCTTTTGGCCAGGTTCTGATTGGTAAGGACTTTGGTCTGTACGCCCGTTCCAACATCTTCCTCGACGAGATTCTCATGGGCTTTGGCTCTCCGGGTGCGGCAACCGGCGTTTCTTTCGGCAATATCCGCACTGGCTACCCTTATCCGAACCCATCGGCCCAGATTACCTATCGTACGCCTGATATGGGCGGCCTGAAGGTGGCTGCGGGTATTTTTGAACCTGCCAATACCACTCCGGGTGCCCAGTCCGAGCAGTCAGCACCCCGGTTTGAAGCGGAGCTGACCTACGCCGTCGATCTCAACGGCCTGGCGTTGACCGGTTGGGTCAACGGTCGTCATCAGAGTTCCGAAAATGCGACCACGGAAGTGGACAGCCAGGGCCTTGGCTACGGACTCAAAGCATCGGTGGCGGGCTTCTCCTTGACGGCCTCCGGCTTTACCTCCGAGGGGGATGTTCCGGTGTTGATCACAGATGCGGCCCTTGCGTCGGAAGAGGATGCCGATGGCTACCTGGTACAGGGGTCATACACTCTGGGTGCCAACCGTTTCGTGGTGTCCTATGGCGAAACGGATTCGGATCAGGGCGATTTCGAGACCGAGAACACTTCCTTTGCGCTATTTCATGACGTGAATAGCAACTTCAAGCTGGTGGGCGAATACAATATGTTCGAGCAGACCACAAAGTCGACCGGTGCTGATGCAGCGGAGTTCGACACGCTGGCGTTGGGTGCTGTCATCACATTCTAG